A stretch of DNA from Saccharospirillum mangrovi:
AAATTGTTGGAACGCGGCGCAGCCGCGCTGACCGATGCCGAACTGCTGGCGATATTTCTGCGTACAGGTTTGCCTGGTATAACGGCCGTCGATCTGGCGCGTACGCTCTTGAATGATTACGGCAGCCTGGCTGCTTTGCTGGCGGCTGATCAGGCGTCGTTCTGTGTCGGTAAAGGCCTGGGCAGTGCCAAGTTTGCGCAGTTGCAGGCGGTGCTGGAAATGGGCCGGCGTTATCTGTTGGATGAACTGCGCACCGGCCCGGCATTAAGCTCGCCCGGCGACGCCCGGTCGTTCGTACTGGCGCAGTTGCGCAGCCTGCCGCACGAAGTTTTCGCCTGCATCTGGCTCGACAGTCAACACCGCGTGCTGCTGTACGAGCCGTTGTTTACCGGCACCATCGACGGCGCTGCGGTCTACCCGCGTGAAGTGGTGCGTCGTGCCTTGGCGCACAACGCCGCTGCCGTCATCCTCGCGCACAATCATCCCAGCGGTGTGGCCGAACCGAGTGACGCCGACCGGCGCATTACCGATCGGCTGACCCATTCGCTGAATGCCATCGATGTGCGGATACTGGATCATCTGGTGGTTGGCGCCGGTGTGGTGGTCAGCTTCGCCGAACGCGGCTGGTTGCGCGAAGTCGGCGGCGCATGAGGATTGCACAAAGATTCACCAGGACGCTTGAGTTGGTTCTGGCCTTCTGGTATAAAACGCGCCTCATTTTATCCGGGCCCCGGATCGACAGGGCGGATCGGGGCCAGACGGCAAGCGTGCCGGCCGGACTCCCGGCTTCACACTCGAAGCCACATTCATAGAGCTATAACGTCGGTCTGACCGAAGAATCGGAGGCGATTGCACCATGTCCAGAATTTGCCAAGTTACAGGTAAGCGTCCTGTAACCGGGAACAACGTTTCCCACTCTCAAATCAAGACCAAGCGCCGGTTCCTGCCGAACCTGCACACTCACCGTTTTTGGGTTGAGGGTGAAAAGCGCTTCGTCAAACTGCGTGTTTCTTCCAAGGGCATGCGCATCATCGACAAGAAGGGCATCGAAGCGGTTCTGACCGACATCCGTGCCCGTGGCGAGAAGGTCTAAGGAGCTTAGTCATGCGTGACAAGATCAAGTTGGTGTCCAGCGCCGGTACCGGTTACTACTACACCACCGATAAGAACAAGCGTAATACCCCCGACAAGATGGAATTCAAGAAATACGATCCGGTGGTTCGCAAGCACGTGATGTTCAAAGAAGCCAAGATCAAGTAAGTCTCGGCTTTGTTGAAAAAACCGACCCTGTTTTGCAGCGTCGGTTTTTTTGTGCCCGTAGTTATAGCGCCTGCTTGACCCGCCACAACAAGGCTTCCTAGAATGCGCCCGCGTTCTTACTGACCAGGGTTCCCCATCATGTCGTTGATGGCTTTTGCTGACATCGTGTTTGGTCGTCTGCGCTTCGCCTGAGTGGCGAGCAGACGGTACCGACCTCCTCCTTTTCGACACCTTTCCGATCCAAACCACGTTTGGATGCCAGGGCCTGCTCGTCGCTGCGTTTCCGTCGAACTTAACGACAGGAAAATCTGTGATGGCAAAACAATCCATTTCGTCTCGTTCCAGCCAGAGCTGGGACGGTGTTGCTGATTGGTACGCGGGCTGGTCTGGTCCGCGTGGCAGTATTCACCACCGCAAGCTGGCAATCCCTGCTTTATTGGCCGCCATAGACGGCCAGGCCGGTGAACGGCTGGTCGACCTGGGCTGCGGTCCGGGTGCGTTGGCTGAATCGGTCGGTCGGCTGGGGTTGAGCTATACCGGCGTCGATCTCAGCCGAAAACTGATCAGCCGGGCGCACAAGCACAACGCTGGAACCGGCCGTCGTTTTATTGTCGCCAATGTCACCGACCCGGCTTTGCCGGCCCGTTTGGGTGTGGCGGCCTTTGATGCGGCGGTGTTTATGCTGAGCGTGCAGGACATCAACCCGTTGCAGCCGGCCATCGACAACGCAGCGGCCCTGTTGCGCCCTGGCGGTCGGCTGGTGATTCTGATGACGCATCCGTGCTTTCGCATTCCTCGCCAAAGCGGCTGGGGTTGGGATGGCGGTCGTCAATTGCAGTACCGGCGGGTGGACAGTTATCTGTCGCCATTGAACATACCGATGCAACGACACCAAAGTGGCCAGGGCACGACGCGCAGTTATCACCGGCCGCTGGAACACTACGTCAGCGCATTGGTGAGCAGTGGCTTGCAGGTGGATCGGCTGGTGGAAATACCGATGCTGGAAGCATTGCAGCCGAACCAGAAATTGAGCCGGGCTGAACGTCGTGCGGTGCAGGAAATTCCGTTGTTCCTGTTGCTGCGCGCTCAGAAAGTCAGCTAAGCCAAAGGCCGGGTTCGACAGCTCATGTCGTGCCCGGCCCTTCGTGCCATAATCGCCGTCTTTCGGCGGACCGCCCGGACAACGGATTAAGCCATGCCTGAACTGCCCGAAGTCGAAACCACGCGACGCGGTATCGAGCCTCACATTCTGGAGCGACGCATTTCACGCCTGACGGTGCGCGATGGCCGTTTGCGCTGGCCGGTGACACCGGACATGCCGGCGCAGCTTCAGGACCAAAAAATTCTCGGCACCCAGCGCCGTTCCAAATACCTGCTGATTCAACTTGAACGCGGTGTGTTGATCATTCACCTGGGCATGTCCGGCAGTTTGCGGGTATTGCTCGACGACCCGACGCCGGGCAAACACGATCATCTGGATCTGGAACTCGATAACGGCGTGCGGCTGCGCTACAACGACCCCCGTCGTTTCGGCGCCTGGCTGTACACCGAAGCACCGCTGGAAGCGCACGAACTGATTGCGCATCTCGGCCCGGAACCGCTCAGCGACGACTTCGACGCCGACTACCTGTTCGCACTCAGCCGCAAGCGTAAAACCAAAATCAAAACCTTCATTATGGACGCCCGCGTCGTTGTGGGCGTCGGCAACATCTACGCTAACGAAGCGCTGTTTATGGCGGGTATCTATCCCCATAAAGCCACCGGGCGCATCAGCAAAGCCGAGTGCGAACGGTTGGTCAGCACCATCAAACAAGTGCTGGCGTTGGCGATCAATCAGGGCGGCACCACGCTGCGCGATTTCGTCGGCGGCGATGGCAAGCCGGGCTATTTTGCCCAATCGCTGAATGTGTACGGTCGTGCTGGCCTACCGTGCAAACGCTGCGAAACCGTGATCAAAGAAATGCGCACCAGCAACCGCGGTACTTTTTATTGTCCCAGCTGCCAGCCGCGTTAACGCCACGAATCTGAACCGGGAGAACGACCGTGAAACTCGATGACATCCGCCGCGATTATCTGCAAGGGGGGCTAAATCGTGCCGACCTCGAGGCCGATCCGATTCGTCAATTCGAAGGCTGGCTGAAACAGGCGGTCGATGCGCAACTGAGCGCCGACCCGACAGCGATGACCTTGGCGACGGTTGATGCCAGCGGCCAGCCGAGCCAGCGCGTGGTGTTGTTGAAAGCGTTGGATGAGCGCGGTTTTGTGTTTTACACCAATTACGACAGCCACAAAGGCCGCGACATTGCCGCCAATGCCAAGGTCAGTCTGCACTTCGGCTGGCTGGCGTTGGAGCGGCAGGTGGTGGTGTACGGCACGGCGCAGAAACTCGACGCGGCGGCGTCAGCGCAATACTTCCATTCGCGGCCACGCAACAGCCAGATTGGCGCCTGGACCAGTCAGCAAAGCCAGCCGATCGCCTCGCGCGAAGCGCTCGATGCTGCCTTCGCCGACACCGAAGCACGTTTTGCCGACCAGGAAGACATTCCGCTGCCACCGTTCTGGGGCGGTTACGCCATCGAGCCGACACAGATCGAATTCTGGCAAGGCCGTGGCGGCCGATTGCACGATCGGTTTATGTATCGGCGCGAAGGGTCGCAGTGGGTTTTGGAACGCTTGCAGCCGTAACCGACAGGCTATGCAGGAGTACTCGGTAGTGAGGCTTTCTGAGTGGGCGTCGATCCACAGGGATGTGGATCGCCGAGCGTACAGGGATGTACTTGCAGCGTCCCGCTCAGAAAGCCTCACTGCCGAGTGCGGCCCTAAACCACCATCCCGTCAGAATGCCGGGCTCAACTCAATCTTCGAACCGTCGTGGAAGCGATTGAAACGGAACCGACTGAGGTCGTGACCGATCGGTTGCTCGGCCACTAAGTCCGCCACCACCCGTCCCATACCCGGTCCAATACCAAAGCCGTGCCCACTCATGCCGGTGGCGATCACCAGGCCTGGGCACGACGGCACGCGATCCACAATCGGCACGATGTCCGGCATCGTATCGATCATGCCGCCCCAGCTGTGACGAATCTGTGCCTCGGCAAAACCGGGGAACGAGGCTTTGATTGCATTGAGCGTTTGCGTCAGTGCGGTGTGGTTGGGTGTCGGATTCAGAATGCGTTGGCGTTCGAATGGGCTGATGTCGCCGCCGCTCCAGCGACGCGCTGTGCGCCAGGCGTCGGGAAAATGTTTGGGTGCGGCCGGGTGAAAACGAGTGCCGCTGAAATCGTGGCGCAGTTGCGGCAGGTATTTGAAAAAATGCCGGAAGGCGTCCGGGCCGATAAAGAAGTTATGGGTGTAACCGGGCGCGATGTTGTAACCGCCGTCGAGTCGGCGACGAAACGCGTAGTTGGGTGTGCCGACCTGGCCGTCGTAGAAATTCGGCAAAGCAGTCGTGGCCGCGACAGACGCCAGCACCGACAACTGCGGAATGGAAATGCCGGCGTTGCGCGCGAACAAACCCGACCAGGCACCGCCGGCCAATACGGCTTGCTCACAGCGAATCACACCGCGCTCGGTGACCACCGCACGCAACTGTCCAGCCTGGGTTTCCAGCGTCCGTACCGCGCACTGCTCGATAATGGTCACGCCCGTTTTGGCCGCTGCCCGCGCTAAGGCCGGCACCGCTTGCCACGGTTCGGCGCGGCCATCGCCAGGGGTAAACAGGCCACCGAACCAGCGCGTGCGATGCTCGGGCAGCTTTTCGTTCAATTGCGCCGGGCTGAGCAAGTGGGTATCCAAACCACGCTCGACCGCTTCGCCGTGCCAGTGTTCAAACTGCGCCAGTTCTTTTTCGCTGTCGGCCAGATACAGAATGCCGGTCTGACGAAAACCAAGGTCTTCGTCGCTGTCGGCCGACAACTGCTGCCACAGTCGGTTGGCTTCCATCATGATCGGCAGTTCGTGCAAATCCCGACCTTGTTGCCGCACCCAACCCCAGTTGCGCGACGACTGTTCAGCGGCGATGCGACCTTTCTCGCACAGCACCACACGCAAACCTTTTTTCGCCAGGAACCAGGCACTCATCACGCCAATCACACCGCCGCCGATCACGACGACATCGCAGGCTTCCGGCAACGCGGACTGGTGTTCGGGTTGGCTGGGTAAGGCAAACGGAAATTCGGGCTGAGACATCACAACAAGACTCCGACAAAGCAGGCGCATCGACGGCCGAGCATATCGAAGAAGCGTTTTGTCAGCGATGCGACCGGCCGTCTCAACTCCGGAACGCTGCGCTTTAGTGCTAGGCTAGCGAACGTTTCCGACAGGACCGTTTTACGATGACCGCCAACCACTCCTCGCGCGACTGGCAAGACACCGCCCGCGCCCTGCAACGCCACTACCAGAAATTCCGTGTTGATGAACGCATTCTGCTGACCGGCCATTCGCACCAGGCCTGGCCCGATGTCGCGTTCGACGGCCAACTGCAAGCCATTGAAGACGCCGCGACGCACGTCGACGACAAATGGTCGGTCGCGTTCGAAAAGGCCGATCAATTGCGCGCCGGCTACGCCCGCCTGTTGGACGATCCGACGGGTGAATACACCCTGGCTCAGAACACTCAGGAATTGCTGGTGCGTTGGTTGTCGGCGCTGCCGTTGCAGGCCAAACCGCGACTGATCACCACCGACGGCGAATTTCACTCGATGCGGCGCTTGCTCGATCGGTTGAATGAAACCTCGGTCGAGGTGGTCAAGGTTGCCAGCGAGCCGGTCAGTACATTAGCGGAACGTTTGCTCGCGGAAGTGAACGACCAAACCGCGGCCGTGTTGTGTTCGGCGGTGTTGTTTCAAACCGGGCGCGTCGTGCCGCAGCTGAGTGAATTGGCGGCCGGCTGTGCGCAACAACAAGTGCCGCTGTTGCTCGACGCCTATCACGCTGTGAATGTGTTGCCCTGGTCGATTCGCGAATTGAAACTGGACAGCGTTTTTGTGGTCGGTGGCGGTTACAAATACTGTCAGTTTGGCGAAGGCAATTGCTTCCTGCGCGTGCCCAAAGACTGCGATTGGCGACCGCTGGTTACCGGCTGGTACGCCGAGTTTGCCAGCTTGAATCGGGCACCGAACGGCCAGGTGCAATACGGTCGTGGCCGCTGGGCGTTTGAAGGCTCGACCTACGACACCACCAGCCATTACCGCGCCGTTGCCGTGCTCGAGTTTTTTGCCGAACAGCAACTGACGCCGAACCGCCTTTATCCGCATTACAAAGCCCAGCAACAGCATTTGCTGAATCTGTTGCGCGAACGGGAATGGCCCGACCATGTGCGTTTGCCCGACACGCCGCTCGATCACATCGGCGGTTTTCTGGTGCTGCATACGCCCAAGGCGGCCGACATCGTTCAGGCGCTGAAAACGCGCGATGTGTACACCGACAGTCGCGGCGATGCGCTGCGCATCGGCCCGGCACCTTATGTAACCGCCGAGCAATTGCATCAGGCCGTGCAGGTATTGGCTGAAGTAGTGCGGTAGTCGCTTGTTGGTTAGGCAAGCGCCGCAAGACCCGTTCGTCGGGCTGTGGTAAAAAGACCGGCCGATTGAGGCGTGTTGAAGAAGGAGTGCGATGGTGCGGTACGGTTGGTTAGTGGTGTTGCTGTTGATGGTCGGTCCGGTTTGGGCCAGCAATGACGATGGTTACGCCAAGGTGTTTATCGGCACTTACGATATGTTTCGCGACAACCAGGACACTCAATACGGCGTCGAAGCGCAATTTGCCGATGGCCTGACGCGGTACGATTTCAAACCCCTGGTCGGCCTGATGCGTACCCGCGAGCAATCGCACTATCTGTACACCGGCGTCAGCCGTACGTCGTTTTTTGCTCAGTCCGAAACCGGCCTGGCGTTCACGTTCAGCTTTGGGCCGGGGCTGTATTTTTACGGCGATGGCGATGACACCGATCTCGGCCACATCTTCGAGTTGCGATCCAGCGGCGGTTTGCTGTGGGAATTTGCCGACGCCACGCGCATCGGTCTGCATTACTCGCACTTGTCTAACGCCAGCATCACCGAAGTAAATCCTGGCTCGGAAATGGTCACCCTGACTTACGAGTTGCCGTTCTGACGCTCGTTTAAATAGGCGATCAATTCCTGGCGGCCGCCACTGAACAGAACATCTCGCGGCGACTTGTGCCATTGGTAGTCGTACATCCGGTCGTAGTAGTCGCGCAGCAGGGATTCGATCCAGACGCCGTGCGCATCCAAAGCGCCGGTGGCGGCCTGGTGCTGTAGCGCAAAACGCAGTTCGTCGTCGATGCGTTGATACAACAACCCACCGAGCCGCCGGCTCACCCGCGCCAGTGCGCCTTCCATGTAGTCGCGATACCGCGCAAAGCCATCGGCGCCAAACTGCTGCCGGTATTCGGCCTGCAAGCCGATAACGTAGTCCTGCAATATCACCTCCACGCGTTCGGCCATCGATACGTCCAGCATCACCACTGGCGCGGTTTTGATTCGTTCCGCCAATCGTTGCGACAAATGCACACTGCCAATGTTGCGCGATTCGTCTTCCAGCACGACCGGGCGTTGCAGGTCGATGTGCAACGTCGCCATCGCCAGCGCGTTTTCGAAATTCGCCTGGCTGGGTTGGGCGGTGGTGCGGCGACCGAACGCCGAACCGCGATGGTTGGCGAGCGCTTCCAGATCGAGGGCGTTGCCGCTGGCTTCGATGACTTTGGTTTTGCCCGCGCCGGTGCGGCCGGCGACGACAATACAATCAGCCGTGTCGTCGAAGCGGGCGTTTTGCGCCATCAAGGTGTGGCGCAGCGTTTTGTAGCCGCCCTGCACCAGCGGTAAATCCAACCCCGCTTCATGCATCCAGCTTTGACTGATCGACGAACGCATGCCGCCCCGGGCGCAATACAGCAGGGTTTTGTCCGGCTGTGCGGCTGCTTCAAGCCAGGCCTGAACGCGCGCGGCTTTGACCTCGCCCGAGACCAGCTTATGACCGAGCGCGACAGCGGCTTTCTGGCCTTGCTGCTTGTAGCACAGACCCACGCGGTGGCGTTCGTCGTCGGTCATCAACGGCCGGTTGAGCGCGCCGGGCACGTGGCCCTGCGCGAACTCGATGGGCGCACGCACGTCGATAAAGGTGGTGTCGGCGGCCAGCAGCGGTAGTAACTGGTCGGGTGTGATGCGGTCGGGCATGAGGTCGCGGCTATTAAAAACGGACCGGGATTATAGGATTCCCGTCAGCGCACCTCTACCGCTGCCTGACCAGCGTCGCGTCGATGCAACTGCCCGATGACAACCGCGCGCGGTAAGGCGGCCGCCAGCGTCGGCCATTGACCGGCCGGCAAGGCGATCAATAAGCCGCCGGAGGTTTGTGGGTCGAGCAACAGGCGGCGCAGCGCGGCGGGCACGTCTGCGGATATTTCGCACTGACTGAAATAGGGTTCCAGTTGCGGCACCAACGTCGATTCCCAGCCAGCGTCGAGTAACGCCAGCGAACCAACCAAGGCCGGTATGGCGCGGCTTTCCAGCCGGGCAGTGAGCGAATCATCAAGCATTTCCAGCAGATGGCCGAGCAAGCCGAAGCCGGTGATGTCGGTCACGGCATTCGGCCGCAAAGCCCGCAATGCTGCGGCGGCTTGCTGATTGGATTCGAGCATCGATGTCCAGGCTGCCGCCATCGCCCGTGCTGGCGCGGCCGCTTGCATATCGGCCGCGAGAATCACGCCGGTGCCGAGCGGTTTGGTCAGCACCAATACATCGCCGGGTTGAGCGCCGGTTTTGCGCCACAACTGCGTCGGCTCGGCTTCGCCTTGTGCGACCAAGGCGAGCTGGCACTCCGGGCCTTCGGTGCTGTGGCCGCCGGCGAGCACGGCGTTTTCGGCGTAGAGCGCGTCGGCGACGCCGTGCATCAGGCGGTCGTAATCGCGTTTTTGCAGTCGCGGGTGCTGATAATTCAACGTCGCCCAAACCTGCGCTGCCATCGGCTCGGCACCCATGGCGTACAGATCGCTCAGCGCGTGCAGCACGCCGACTCGACCAAAACGGTAGAGATCGTCACTGAAGGCGCGAAAGCCATCGATGCTTTGTACTTGCAGCCGACCGGGCGTTGGTTGCCAGCTGGCGGCGTCTTCGGCGTGGCCGAGAGCGGGACTGAAACCCGAGCGTTGGTGGCGCGGCAGCTGGTCGAGCGTGCCTGCCAAAATGGCCGGTGCCAGCTTGGAACCGCAGCCGGCGCAGTGCGGGCTGTCCATGGCGCTGTCGTCGCCGGCCATCGACTTGGGCGCACCCAGATTCTGAAAGCGCGCCATAAAGGCCCGGTCAATGTGATCTTTCCAGCGCCAGACCCAGGCACCGCTGACGACAAAGCCACCGCGATGACCAACCGCGTGCTGGCCGCCGAGCGACAACAGCGACAGAAAACGCCGCTGCAACCGCATCGGTTGCAATGGCTGGCCGGTAACGGCGCGTTTCAGGTTGGCGTACAGAAAAGGAGCCTGGCGCACGGCGTAGACGCCGGCTTTGGGGCGCGGATCGAAGGTCATTTCCGCCACATCGCCGGCGGCAAAAATATCCGGGTGCGACGTCGATTGCAGGTAACGATTGACGGCAATAAAGCCGTTATCGGCCAAATCCAGACCGGACGTTTTCGGCCAGTCGGGCGCGGCCGCCGAGGTGCACCAGAGCGTTTGATCGAGCGACAGCGTTTGGCCGTTGTTGGCGACCAAGCCGTCGGCCAAGACTCGGGCGACCCGGAAAGTTGGGTGGCGCTCAATGCCGTAAGCGTCCAAAGCCGCTTGGGCGGCCCGCACAACCCGAGCGGGCGCGCCGGGCAAAATACGTTCGCCGTTGTACACCAGATGCAGCTTTACCGGGCTATCCGAGCCGAGTCGATGCGCCATCGCGAGCACCAGTTCCACGCCCGCGCTGCCGCCACCAACCACGCCCCAATGCCCGCCGTGCTCGG
This window harbors:
- the radC gene encoding RadC family protein, translated to MAITDWPAAERPREKLLERGAAALTDAELLAIFLRTGLPGITAVDLARTLLNDYGSLAALLAADQASFCVGKGLGSAKFAQLQAVLEMGRRYLLDELRTGPALSSPGDARSFVLAQLRSLPHEVFACIWLDSQHRVLLYEPLFTGTIDGAAVYPREVVRRALAHNAAAVILAHNHPSGVAEPSDADRRITDRLTHSLNAIDVRILDHLVVGAGVVVSFAERGWLREVGGA
- the rpmB gene encoding 50S ribosomal protein L28 codes for the protein MSRICQVTGKRPVTGNNVSHSQIKTKRRFLPNLHTHRFWVEGEKRFVKLRVSSKGMRIIDKKGIEAVLTDIRARGEKV
- the rpmG gene encoding 50S ribosomal protein L33 gives rise to the protein MRDKIKLVSSAGTGYYYTTDKNKRNTPDKMEFKKYDPVVRKHVMFKEAKIK
- a CDS encoding class I SAM-dependent methyltransferase, with the translated sequence MAKQSISSRSSQSWDGVADWYAGWSGPRGSIHHRKLAIPALLAAIDGQAGERLVDLGCGPGALAESVGRLGLSYTGVDLSRKLISRAHKHNAGTGRRFIVANVTDPALPARLGVAAFDAAVFMLSVQDINPLQPAIDNAAALLRPGGRLVILMTHPCFRIPRQSGWGWDGGRQLQYRRVDSYLSPLNIPMQRHQSGQGTTRSYHRPLEHYVSALVSSGLQVDRLVEIPMLEALQPNQKLSRAERRAVQEIPLFLLLRAQKVS
- the mutM gene encoding bifunctional DNA-formamidopyrimidine glycosylase/DNA-(apurinic or apyrimidinic site) lyase, which gives rise to MPELPEVETTRRGIEPHILERRISRLTVRDGRLRWPVTPDMPAQLQDQKILGTQRRSKYLLIQLERGVLIIHLGMSGSLRVLLDDPTPGKHDHLDLELDNGVRLRYNDPRRFGAWLYTEAPLEAHELIAHLGPEPLSDDFDADYLFALSRKRKTKIKTFIMDARVVVGVGNIYANEALFMAGIYPHKATGRISKAECERLVSTIKQVLALAINQGGTTLRDFVGGDGKPGYFAQSLNVYGRAGLPCKRCETVIKEMRTSNRGTFYCPSCQPR
- the pdxH gene encoding pyridoxamine 5'-phosphate oxidase, with the translated sequence MKLDDIRRDYLQGGLNRADLEADPIRQFEGWLKQAVDAQLSADPTAMTLATVDASGQPSQRVVLLKALDERGFVFYTNYDSHKGRDIAANAKVSLHFGWLALERQVVVYGTAQKLDAAASAQYFHSRPRNSQIGAWTSQQSQPIASREALDAAFADTEARFADQEDIPLPPFWGGYAIEPTQIEFWQGRGGRLHDRFMYRREGSQWVLERLQP
- a CDS encoding NAD(P)/FAD-dependent oxidoreductase, yielding MSQPEFPFALPSQPEHQSALPEACDVVVIGGGVIGVMSAWFLAKKGLRVVLCEKGRIAAEQSSRNWGWVRQQGRDLHELPIMMEANRLWQQLSADSDEDLGFRQTGILYLADSEKELAQFEHWHGEAVERGLDTHLLSPAQLNEKLPEHRTRWFGGLFTPGDGRAEPWQAVPALARAAAKTGVTIIEQCAVRTLETQAGQLRAVVTERGVIRCEQAVLAGGAWSGLFARNAGISIPQLSVLASVAATTALPNFYDGQVGTPNYAFRRRLDGGYNIAPGYTHNFFIGPDAFRHFFKYLPQLRHDFSGTRFHPAAPKHFPDAWRTARRWSGGDISPFERQRILNPTPNHTALTQTLNAIKASFPGFAEAQIRHSWGGMIDTMPDIVPIVDRVPSCPGLVIATGMSGHGFGIGPGMGRVVADLVAEQPIGHDLSRFRFNRFHDGSKIELSPAF
- a CDS encoding aminotransferase class V-fold PLP-dependent enzyme, with amino-acid sequence MTANHSSRDWQDTARALQRHYQKFRVDERILLTGHSHQAWPDVAFDGQLQAIEDAATHVDDKWSVAFEKADQLRAGYARLLDDPTGEYTLAQNTQELLVRWLSALPLQAKPRLITTDGEFHSMRRLLDRLNETSVEVVKVASEPVSTLAERLLAEVNDQTAAVLCSAVLFQTGRVVPQLSELAAGCAQQQVPLLLDAYHAVNVLPWSIRELKLDSVFVVGGGYKYCQFGEGNCFLRVPKDCDWRPLVTGWYAEFASLNRAPNGQVQYGRGRWAFEGSTYDTTSHYRAVAVLEFFAEQQLTPNRLYPHYKAQQQHLLNLLREREWPDHVRLPDTPLDHIGGFLVLHTPKAADIVQALKTRDVYTDSRGDALRIGPAPYVTAEQLHQAVQVLAEVVR
- a CDS encoding acyloxyacyl hydrolase, producing MVRYGWLVVLLLMVGPVWASNDDGYAKVFIGTYDMFRDNQDTQYGVEAQFADGLTRYDFKPLVGLMRTREQSHYLYTGVSRTSFFAQSETGLAFTFSFGPGLYFYGDGDDTDLGHIFELRSSGGLLWEFADATRIGLHYSHLSNASITEVNPGSEMVTLTYELPF
- the mnmH gene encoding tRNA 2-selenouridine(34) synthase MnmH, with the protein product MPDRITPDQLLPLLAADTTFIDVRAPIEFAQGHVPGALNRPLMTDDERHRVGLCYKQQGQKAAVALGHKLVSGEVKAARVQAWLEAAAQPDKTLLYCARGGMRSSISQSWMHEAGLDLPLVQGGYKTLRHTLMAQNARFDDTADCIVVAGRTGAGKTKVIEASGNALDLEALANHRGSAFGRRTTAQPSQANFENALAMATLHIDLQRPVVLEDESRNIGSVHLSQRLAERIKTAPVVMLDVSMAERVEVILQDYVIGLQAEYRQQFGADGFARYRDYMEGALARVSRRLGGLLYQRIDDELRFALQHQAATGALDAHGVWIESLLRDYYDRMYDYQWHKSPRDVLFSGGRQELIAYLNERQNGNS
- the selD gene encoding selenide, water dikinase SelD, encoding MSERDLVLVGGGHTHALLLRRLAMKPLPGVRVTLVSDLSVAPYSGMLPGLVAGHYSADDIHIDLNRLCRWAGIRFIQARCIGLDANNKRIQLDGQPDLAFDTLSIDTGATPDLSVPGARDFAVGVKPVSQFHAKWQTLINQAEHGGHWGVVGGGSAGVELVLAMAHRLGSDSPVKLHLVYNGERILPGAPARVVRAAQAALDAYGIERHPTFRVARVLADGLVANNGQTLSLDQTLWCTSAAAPDWPKTSGLDLADNGFIAVNRYLQSTSHPDIFAAGDVAEMTFDPRPKAGVYAVRQAPFLYANLKRAVTGQPLQPMRLQRRFLSLLSLGGQHAVGHRGGFVVSGAWVWRWKDHIDRAFMARFQNLGAPKSMAGDDSAMDSPHCAGCGSKLAPAILAGTLDQLPRHQRSGFSPALGHAEDAASWQPTPGRLQVQSIDGFRAFSDDLYRFGRVGVLHALSDLYAMGAEPMAAQVWATLNYQHPRLQKRDYDRLMHGVADALYAENAVLAGGHSTEGPECQLALVAQGEAEPTQLWRKTGAQPGDVLVLTKPLGTGVILAADMQAAAPARAMAAAWTSMLESNQQAAAALRALRPNAVTDITGFGLLGHLLEMLDDSLTARLESRAIPALVGSLALLDAGWESTLVPQLEPYFSQCEISADVPAALRRLLLDPQTSGGLLIALPAGQWPTLAAALPRAVVIGQLHRRDAGQAAVEVR